From Paenibacillus physcomitrellae, the proteins below share one genomic window:
- a CDS encoding EutP/PduV family microcompartment system protein, translated as MKKVLIIGIVASGKTTLAKRLSETLKVPWYELDSIVHHRTETGRYKRTADEQIEVIKDIDKHGEWIFEGTDRPSYRCLFEMADTIIFLDTPLWKRRIRILIRFLKQNLGIEKCNYKPDIKMLKMMYKWTRDFEENREDFESRLQLYKEKVIRLYNNNDLNFATHLHHPTA; from the coding sequence TTGAAAAAGGTTCTCATAATTGGAATTGTAGCTAGCGGTAAAACAACACTTGCCAAGAGACTATCCGAGACATTAAAAGTTCCTTGGTATGAGTTGGATAGTATCGTTCATCATCGAACTGAGACCGGAAGGTATAAGCGAACCGCAGATGAGCAGATTGAGGTTATTAAGGACATTGATAAGCATGGTGAATGGATATTCGAAGGTACAGACCGACCATCATATCGTTGTTTATTTGAAATGGCGGATACAATCATATTTCTAGATACACCTTTGTGGAAGCGCAGAATAAGAATCTTAATCCGGTTTCTCAAACAAAACCTTGGTATTGAAAAGTGTAACTATAAGCCTGATATAAAGATGTTAAAAATGATGTATAAGTGGACGCGAGACTTCGAAGAAAACCGCGAGGACTTCGAATCCCGGTTACAGTTATATAAAGAAAAAGTAATTAGACTTTACAATAACAATGACTTGAATTTTGCAACACATTTGCATCATCCAACTGCATAG